One Xiphias gladius isolate SHS-SW01 ecotype Sanya breed wild chromosome 13, ASM1685928v1, whole genome shotgun sequence genomic window carries:
- the LOC120798065 gene encoding gamma-crystallin M3-like: protein MSRIIFYEERNFQGRSYECNSDCTDIQMHLSRCNSCKVDSGCFVVYDRPNFMGNQVFLRRGEYSDFQCMGSMMGMMGMAMMDTIRSCRMVPMHRGQFRLRIYERENLAGQMHELMDDCESLQDRLYMSDCQSVNVMEGHWLMFEQPNYRGRMIYVKPGEYKNLREMGMTSTMKISSIRRIMEVC, encoded by the exons GCTCCTATGAGTGCAACAGTGATTGCACTGACATCCAGATGCACCTGAGCCGCTGCAATTCCTGCAAGGTGGACAGCGGGTGCTTTGTGGTGTATGACCGCCCCAACTTCATGGGTAATCAGGTCTTCTTGAGGAGAGGGGAGTATTCCGATTTCCAGTGCATGGGGAGCATGATGGGCATGATGGGTATGGCAATGATGGATACCATTCGCTCCTGTCGCATGGTCCCAATG CACAGGGGCCAGTTCAGGCTGAGGATCTACGAGAGGGAGAACCTCGCAGGCCAGATGCACGAGCTGATGGATGATTGTGAGTCTCTCCAGGATCGCTTATACATGTCTGACTGCCAGTCAGTCAATGTGATGGAAGGCCACTGGCTGATGTTTGAGCAGCCCAACTACAGAGGCCGCATGATATATGTGAAGCCAGGAGAGTACAAGAACCTCCGAGAGATGGGAATGACCAGCACGATGAAGATCAGCTCCATCAGACGCATCATGGAAGTGTGCTGA
- the LOC120798091 gene encoding gamma-crystallin M3-like, with the protein MNGKIIFFEEINFQGRSYECVSDCSEITSHLSRCSSCRVENGAFMVYDQPNFTGQQYLLTRGEYPEYQNTIGFSDCIQSCHIVPVHKGPFKVRIYERPNFEGKMHELTNDCDSIQGPYHMSDMQSCNVMDGYWLIFERPNYEGRMFYLRPGEYRNLREMTSDYIGFSSIRRITES; encoded by the exons ATGAACGGAAAG ATCATCTTCTTCGAGGAGATAAACTTCCAGGGTCGCTCCTATGAGTGCGTCAGCGACTGCTCTGAGATCACCTCTCACCTGAGTCGATGCAGCTCCTGTAGGGTGGAGAACGGGGCATTCATGGTCTATGACCAGCCCAACTTCACAGGGCAGCAGTACCTCCTGACCAGGGGAGAGTATCCTGAGTATCAGAATACCATCGGCTTCAGCGACTGTATTCAGTCCTGCCACATTGTCCCTGTG CACAAGGGACCCTTTAAGGTGAGGATCTACGAGAGACCAAACTTTGAAGGCAAGATGCATGAACTGACTAATGACTGTGACTCCATCCAGGGTCCGTATCACATGTCTGACATGCAGTCCTGCAACGTGATGGACGGCTACTGGTTAATATTCGAGCGGCCAAACTACGAGGGCAGGATGTTTTACCTGAGGCCAGGAGAGTACAGGAACCTCAGAGAAATGACCAGTGATTATATTGGGTTCAGTTCAATCAGACGCATCACAGAATCTTAA
- the LOC120798012 gene encoding gamma-crystallin M2-like isoform X2 codes for MGKIIFYEDRNFQGRSYECSSECSDLHSHFSRCNSIRVDSGDWMVYERPNYMGYQYFLRKGDYPDYQRWMGFNDCVRSCRMIPVQEGSHKMMIYERPEFGGQMVELTDDCPSLYERFHLNDIYSCNVMEGYWIFYEHPHYRGRQYLMRPGEYRRFNEWGSKSPRVGSIRRITV; via the exons ATGGGTAAG ATTATATTCTACGAGGACAGGAACTTCCAGGGTCGCTCCTATGAGTGCAGCAGCGAATGCTCCGACCTGCATTCCCACTTCAGCCGCTGCAACTCCATCAGAGTGGACAGCGGTGACTGGATGGTCTATGAGAGACCCAACTACATGGGCTACCAGTACTTCCTGAGGAAGGGTGACTATCCAGACTACCAGCGCTGGATGGGATTCAACGACTGTGTGCGATCCTGCCGTATGATCCCAGTG CAAGAAGGCTCCCACAAAATGATGATCTACGAGCGCCCGGAGTTCGGAGGCCAGATGGTGGAGCTGACCGATGACTGCCCCTCCCTGTACGAACGCTTCCATCTCAACGACATCTACTCCTGCAACGTGATGGAAGGCTACTGGATTTTCTACGAACATCCCCATTACAGGGGACGCCAGTACCTGATGCGCCCCGGTGAATACAGGAGGTTTAATGAGTGGGGAAGCAAGAGTCCCAGAGTGGGATCCATCAGGCGTATCACCGTGTGA
- the LOC120798012 gene encoding gamma-crystallin M2-like isoform X1 — protein sequence MCFQIIFYEDRNFQGRSYECSSECSDLHSHFSRCNSIRVDSGDWMVYERPNYMGYQYFLRKGDYPDYQRWMGFNDCVRSCRMIPVQEGSHKMMIYERPEFGGQMVELTDDCPSLYERFHLNDIYSCNVMEGYWIFYEHPHYRGRQYLMRPGEYRRFNEWGSKSPRVGSIRRITV from the exons ATGTGCTTTCAGATTATATTCTACGAGGACAGGAACTTCCAGGGTCGCTCCTATGAGTGCAGCAGCGAATGCTCCGACCTGCATTCCCACTTCAGCCGCTGCAACTCCATCAGAGTGGACAGCGGTGACTGGATGGTCTATGAGAGACCCAACTACATGGGCTACCAGTACTTCCTGAGGAAGGGTGACTATCCAGACTACCAGCGCTGGATGGGATTCAACGACTGTGTGCGATCCTGCCGTATGATCCCAGTG CAAGAAGGCTCCCACAAAATGATGATCTACGAGCGCCCGGAGTTCGGAGGCCAGATGGTGGAGCTGACCGATGACTGCCCCTCCCTGTACGAACGCTTCCATCTCAACGACATCTACTCCTGCAACGTGATGGAAGGCTACTGGATTTTCTACGAACATCCCCATTACAGGGGACGCCAGTACCTGATGCGCCCCGGTGAATACAGGAGGTTTAATGAGTGGGGAAGCAAGAGTCCCAGAGTGGGATCCATCAGGCGTATCACCGTGTGA
- the LOC120798011 gene encoding gamma-crystallin M2-like isoform X1, with amino-acid sequence MQYVSSRIVFYEDRNFQGRHHECMSDCADLHPFFKRCNSIRVESGCFVVYERPNYLGHQHFLRRGEYSDNQRMIGISDCVRSCRLIPMHRGSYKIRLYEHPDMSGQMQEVIDDCPDVQDCLHMSEINSCNVVDGHWLLYDQPNYRGRSYYLTPGEYRRYSDWGGASPRIGSLRRITD; translated from the exons ATGCAGTATGTTTCATCACGT ATCGTATTCTACGAGGACAGAAATTTCCAGGGTCGGCACCATGAGTGCATGAGCGATTGTGCCGACCTGCACCCCTTCTTCAAACGCTGCAACTCCATTCGAGTGGAGAGCGGCTGCTTTGTGGTGTATGAGAGACCCAACTATCTGGGCCATCAGCACTTCCTCCGCAGGGGGGAGTACTCAGACAACCAGCGTATGATTGGCATCAGCGACTGCGTCCGCTCCTGCCGCTTGATTCCCATG CATCGTGGTTCCTACAAAATAAGATTATATGAGCATCCAGACATGAGCGGCCAAATGCAGGAAGTGATTGATGATTGCCCAGATGTCCAGGACTGCCTCCATATGTCTGAAATTAACTCGTGCAACGTGGTCGACGGCCACTGGCTGCTGTACGACCAGCCCAACTACAGGGGGAGAAGCTACTACCTGACACCCGGCGAGTACCGCAGATACAGTGACTGGGGTGGCGCCAGTCCAAGGATCGGCTCGCTCAGACGAATCACCGACTAG
- the LOC120798011 gene encoding gamma-crystallin M2-like isoform X2 — MGKIVFYEDRNFQGRHHECMSDCADLHPFFKRCNSIRVESGCFVVYERPNYLGHQHFLRRGEYSDNQRMIGISDCVRSCRLIPMHRGSYKIRLYEHPDMSGQMQEVIDDCPDVQDCLHMSEINSCNVVDGHWLLYDQPNYRGRSYYLTPGEYRRYSDWGGASPRIGSLRRITD; from the exons ATGGGAAAG ATCGTATTCTACGAGGACAGAAATTTCCAGGGTCGGCACCATGAGTGCATGAGCGATTGTGCCGACCTGCACCCCTTCTTCAAACGCTGCAACTCCATTCGAGTGGAGAGCGGCTGCTTTGTGGTGTATGAGAGACCCAACTATCTGGGCCATCAGCACTTCCTCCGCAGGGGGGAGTACTCAGACAACCAGCGTATGATTGGCATCAGCGACTGCGTCCGCTCCTGCCGCTTGATTCCCATG CATCGTGGTTCCTACAAAATAAGATTATATGAGCATCCAGACATGAGCGGCCAAATGCAGGAAGTGATTGATGATTGCCCAGATGTCCAGGACTGCCTCCATATGTCTGAAATTAACTCGTGCAACGTGGTCGACGGCCACTGGCTGCTGTACGACCAGCCCAACTACAGGGGGAGAAGCTACTACCTGACACCCGGCGAGTACCGCAGATACAGTGACTGGGGTGGCGCCAGTCCAAGGATCGGCTCGCTCAGACGAATCACCGACTAG
- the LOC120798010 gene encoding protein boule-like encodes MEVENQNAFTSSCPSENDSISSHDVLPPESHVDSQNHHTSRLGTVIPNRIFVGGIDYKVNESDLRHFFSQHGAVKEVKIVIDRSGMSKGYGFVTFETQEDALKVLHDANGICLKDKKLSIGQAVRKQQASGQIRSVHVASPDLAMPLPMSCGTVCLTTSTGYPYIYHNEVAYFHCPNMNPPAQHWPPAPPVILPQPHQPVYQPPAYNHYQCVPNQYQWTVIQSPMPSSPVVYSQQPEYLYQSADGGSVLPPLPVMEDTTPEFVEPTVQQVFPVYPQRTEGMAPLVLQHDPGKNPMFRQSRVHLKPKYRRYIHYKDYHYLPEATEPPDASMLHSAQPLM; translated from the exons ATGGAAGTGGAGAACCAAAACGCG ttCACATCCAGCTGTCCATCTGAGAACGACAGCATCTCCTCCCATGATGTGTTACCTCCGGAAAGCCACGTTGACAGCCAGAACCACCACACCTCCCGCCTCGGCACTGTTATCCCAAATCGGATTTTTGTCGGGGGGATTGACTACAAG gttaATGAAAGCGACCTGCGACATTTCTTCTCTCAACACGGTGCAGTAAAAGAAGTGAAGATTGTGATAGATCGTTCAGGAATGTCAAAAGG ATATGGGTTTGTTACATTTGAGACCCAAGAAGATGCACTGAAAGTCCTTCATGAT GCAAACggaatctgtttgaaagacaAGAAGCTCAGCATCGGTCAGGCTGTCCGCAAGCAGCAAGCCTCAGGACAAA TTAGAAGTGTCCATGTGGCCAGCCCTGACCTTGCCATGCCTCTGCCAATGTCCTGTGGGACCGTCTGCCTGACCACATCCACAGGCTATCCCTACATCTACCACAACGAGGTGGCCTACTTCCACTGCCCCAACATGAACCCTCCTGCCCAACACTGGCCT CCTGCTCCTCCAGTGATACTCCCTCAGCCTCATCAGCCTGTCTACCAGCCACCAGCCTATAACCACTACCAG TGTGTCCCAAACCAGTATCAGTGGACTGTCATCCAG TCGCCGATGCCCTCCAGTCCAGTAGTGTACTCCCAGCAGCCGGAATATCTGTACCAGTCCGCTGATGGCGGCTCTGTCCTGCCGCCTCTGCCTGTCATGGAGGACACCACACCAGAG TTTGTAGAGCCCACGGTGCAGCAGGTTTTCCCAGTGTATCCGCAGAGAACAGAAGGAATGGCACCCCTTGTTCTGCAACATGACCCAGGAAAG AATCCGATGTTTCGACAATCGCGGGTCCATCTGAAGCCCAAGTACCGCCGATACATCCACTACAAGGACTATCACTACCTGCCAGAAGCGACAGAGCCACCAGACGCCTCCATGCTTCACAGTGCCCAACCTCTCATGTAG